A single genomic interval of Cellvibrio sp. PSBB023 harbors:
- a CDS encoding DUF418 domain-containing protein: MLNVDSTGSVIDRPEPAPAQVRAPALDVLRGVAVLGILLVNIYSFALPEVMRLEPALLPHYSAVEQFCWYLIYCFVDSKFIALLSLAFGASLWLFAADKQSLPESELNHLQWRRSMSLLLFGAAHAYLLWDGDVLVTYALFSFVVWRWRQRSDRQLILAAIIAFALQVLLYGGMFWLPAEVWQELSYLFDEAALAEEVAHYQQGWWEQAPRRFSDALGMQLISLFGGWFSCSMMLLGVVLVRRGYFSAQPPEEATPVLILALLVGAFLMLAALLSNRVQGFSSQYALTLGMQLHMFASGVLSIAYGLLIARWARSTVAVAGRVVLAAVGRMALSIYIMQTLIFTGIFYGYGLGWYGQLALSSLLLLVAFVWVFLCAFAVLWLRYFYVGPLEWLWRCFVYQRVQPFRRAC, encoded by the coding sequence GTGTTGAATGTCGACTCTACCGGGTCAGTGATTGATCGCCCTGAGCCTGCACCGGCGCAAGTGCGGGCACCCGCCTTGGATGTGTTGCGCGGTGTGGCGGTGCTGGGCATTTTGCTGGTCAATATTTATTCCTTTGCCTTGCCGGAAGTGATGCGTCTTGAGCCTGCATTGTTGCCGCACTACAGTGCCGTTGAGCAGTTTTGTTGGTATCTCATTTATTGTTTTGTCGATTCAAAATTCATTGCCCTGTTGAGCCTGGCCTTTGGAGCCAGTCTGTGGTTATTTGCGGCAGATAAACAATCACTCCCCGAGTCCGAACTCAATCATTTGCAGTGGCGTCGCAGCATGTCGTTATTGCTGTTCGGTGCCGCCCATGCCTATTTGTTGTGGGATGGTGATGTGCTGGTGACCTATGCGCTGTTCAGTTTTGTAGTGTGGCGTTGGCGGCAGAGGAGTGATCGCCAATTAATACTGGCGGCGATCATTGCGTTTGCGCTTCAGGTCCTACTCTATGGCGGGATGTTTTGGTTGCCGGCCGAGGTTTGGCAAGAGCTGAGCTATCTGTTTGATGAGGCGGCCTTGGCGGAGGAGGTTGCGCATTACCAGCAAGGCTGGTGGGAGCAGGCGCCGCGCCGGTTTTCCGATGCGCTAGGCATGCAGCTGATTAGCCTGTTTGGCGGTTGGTTTTCCTGCTCGATGATGTTGCTCGGGGTGGTGCTGGTGCGACGCGGTTATTTTTCAGCGCAACCACCCGAAGAGGCGACACCCGTGTTGATCTTAGCCCTGTTGGTCGGCGCCTTCCTGATGTTGGCGGCGCTGCTGAGCAATCGTGTTCAGGGCTTTTCATCCCAGTATGCGCTGACCCTGGGGATGCAACTGCATATGTTTGCCAGTGGTGTGTTGTCCATTGCTTATGGGTTGCTGATTGCGCGCTGGGCGCGTTCGACGGTAGCTGTAGCGGGGCGTGTGGTGTTGGCGGCAGTCGGGCGAATGGCCTTGAGCATTTACATCATGCAGACCCTGATTTTTACCGGCATTTTCTACGGATATGGCCTTGGTTGGTACGGCCAATTAGCGCTGTCGTCGCTGTTGCTGTTAGTTGCATTTGTCTGGGTGTTCCTGTGTGCTTTTGCGGTGCTGTGGCTGCGCTATTTTTACGTTGGGCCGCTGGAGTGGTTGTGGCGCTGCTTCGTGTATCAGCGGGTGCAACCATTTCGACGCGCCTGCTAG